The Aedes aegypti strain LVP_AGWG chromosome 3, AaegL5.0 Primary Assembly, whole genome shotgun sequence genome contains a region encoding:
- the LOC5578480 gene encoding uncharacterized protein LOC5578480 → MNALILTFALFCAGASAQIYLNQPIALALQHQPVQQEASLAHPAVVENALNEAQYPAEFRNNIYKNPHVAEALAKESWFGDKEMPVFERAADKIPRERILKIFKNAGFVRRR, encoded by the exons ATGAACGCACTCATCTTGACTTTCGCTCTTTTCTGCGCCGGAGCTTCCGCCCAGATCTATCTCAACCAACCGATCGCCTTGGCGCTTCAACATCAACCGGTTCAGCAAGAG GCCTCTTTGGCACATCCGGCTGTCGTGGAAAATGCACTCAACGAGGCACAGTACCCGGCGGAGTTCAGGAacaacatctacaaaaatccacACGTTGCCGAGGCGTTGGCTAAGGAATCTTGGTTCGGAGACAAGGAAATGCCAGTTTTCGAACGAGCTGCCGACAAGATTCCCCGCGAACGTATTCTGAAGATTTTCAAGAACGCCGGCTTTGTGCGTCGACGTTAA